A window of the Lactuca sativa cultivar Salinas chromosome 7, Lsat_Salinas_v11, whole genome shotgun sequence genome harbors these coding sequences:
- the LOC111902831 gene encoding glycine-rich protein 3 short isoform: MATRAFLLLALAFAVVLLITSEVAAAKELAENTDSQINVDSGHSRYRGGGGHGGGGYKGGRGGHDNGGGRGGHNNGGGSKGCRHGCCGGRGYKGCKCCSTFEEAVAYKQTQN, from the exons ATGGCTACAAGAGCTTTCCTTCTTCTTGCTCTAGCTTTTGCTGTTGTCCTTCTCATTACCTCCGAAGTGGCTGCAGCTAAGGAGTTGGCTGAAAACACTGACA GTCAGATTAACGTCGACAGTGGACATTCACGATACAGGGGAGGAGGCGGACATGGAGGCGGAGGATACAAAGGTGGACGTGGAGGGCATGACAACGGTGGTGGACGAGGAGGGCACAACAACGGTGGTGGAAGCAAAGGTTGCAGACATGGCTGCTGTGGTGGACGTGGATACAAAGGGTGCAAGTGTTGCAGCACGTTTGAAGAGGCAGTTGCTTACAAACAAACTCAAAACTAA
- the LOC111902830 gene encoding uncharacterized protein LOC111902830: MAPRAFLFLALAFAVVLLITSEMVAAKELAAGEINDSGRGGYSGGGGRGGHDNGGGRGGNDNGGRGGHDNGGGRGGNDNGGGRGGHDNGGGRGGNDNGGRGGHDNGGGRGGNNNGGGNRGCRYGCCGGGRSYGRGGCRCCSTFAEATTYKQTQN; the protein is encoded by the coding sequence ATGGCTCCAAGAGCTTTCCTTTTTCTTGCTCTAGCTTTTGCGGTTGTCCTTCTCATTACCTCTGAAATGGTTGCAGCTAAGGAGTTGGCTGCAGGTGAGATTAACGATAGTGGACGTGGTGGATACAGCGGCGGTGGTGGCCGCGGAGGGCATGACAATGGCGGTGGCCGCGGAGGAAATGACAATGGTGGACGTGGAGGACATGACAATGGTGGTGGACGTGGAGGGAATGACAATGGCGGTGGTCGCGGAGGGCATGACAATGGCGGTGGCCGCGGAGGAAATGACAATGGTGGACGTGGAGGACATGACAATGGCGGTGGACGAGGAGGGAACAACAATGGTGGAGGAAACAGAGGTTGCAGGTATGGCTGCTGTGGTGGTGGACGTTCCTACGGAAGAGGAGGGTGCAGGTGTTGCAGCACATTTGCAGAGGCGACTACTTACAAACAAACTCAAAACTAA